The following coding sequences lie in one Arachis ipaensis cultivar K30076 chromosome B05, Araip1.1, whole genome shotgun sequence genomic window:
- the LOC107643190 gene encoding uncharacterized protein LOC107643190 isoform X1, translating to MKLGPLSEKNWGLFNANGAPKKGKTPDSCHFDGVASISTTDPRKEKQEDNVNRVQQQEGRVKRVKRAIISASNMASIEDPISHISGSVLPAHKSVRVVNEIVRNKRLASHNVMYQDLQSKNLKMHFLGV from the exons ATGAAGCTGGGGCCATTGTCTGAGAAGAACTGGGGACTCTTCAATGCAAATGGTGCACCTAAGAAGGGAAAGACTCCTGATTCCTGTCACTTCGATGGAGTGGCTTCTATCTCCACCACGGATCCAA GAAAAGAGAAACAAGAAGATAACGTGAATAGGGTACAACAACAGGAGGGTCGTGTTAAGCGTGTTAAG CGTGCTATTATTTCGGCTTCAAATATGGCTTCTATTGAAGACCCTATTTCACATATTTCTGGTTCAGTATTACCTGCT CACAAATCTGTTCGTGTGGTGAATGAAATTGTTCGCAACAAGAGATTGGCATCCCATAACGTGATGTACCAAGACCTACAAAGCAAAAACTTGAAGATGCATTTTCTAGGAGTATAG
- the LOC110262764 gene encoding uncharacterized protein LOC110262764: MLSILLNYYRRLGKPSILLEFYKIDKLNSDQPSIFSSIFNIIDGLAVDLTVDFNNVSCSITVCKKKRDYSKMRLKVLTWLHLLSIKESVILLRMCLLSRKRLRNRIKFQHISSVRRVACGADRQVMLKDTSMWQTAI, translated from the exons ATGTtgtcaattttattaaattattatcgacggctaggcaagccgtcgattttattagaattttataaaattgacaAGCTTAATAGCGACCAGCCATCTATTTTCTCGTcgatttttaatattatcgacggcCTAGCTGTCGATTTGACCGTCGATTTTAACAATGTTTCTTGTAGTatcactgtgtgcaagaagaagagagactaCAGCAAGATgagactgaaagtgctcacatggcttcatcttctcagtataaaagaaagcgtgatactactgcggatgtgccttctcagcagaaaaaggctaagaaatAGGATCAAGTTTCAGCAtatttcttctgtaagaag ggttgcttgtggagccgaccgccaagtgatgttgaaagatacatctatgtggcagacggcaatataa
- the LOC107643189 gene encoding TOM1-like protein 2 — protein sequence MADNLMDKVNALGERLKMSEVGRKMSEGMSSMSFKVKEFFNGPNQVDKLVEDATSESLDEPDWAMNLDLCDLINTDKVNSIDLIRGIKKRIQLKSPRVQYLSLVLLETIVKNCEKAFSEVAAERVLDDMVRLIDDPQTVVNNRNKALIMIEAWGESTSELRYLPVYEETYKSLKSRGIRFPGRDNESLAPIFTPPRSVSEAELDLPRRPQHEDIPVQSFTPEQTKEAFDVARNSIELLSTVLSSSPQQDVLQDELTTTLVQQCRRSQTTVQRIVETAGDDEALLFEALNVNDEIQKVLSKYEDLRKPTVIPVPPEPAMIPVAVEPEESPRHAKEDALIRKPAGSRAAGHGGSNEDMMDDLDEMIFGKKGGDSSGGGHDTKKQQSSKDDLISF from the exons ATGGCTGACAATTTGATGGACAAAGTGAACGCCCTCGGCGAGCGTCTCAAGATGAGCGAGGTAGGTCGCAAGATGAGCGAGGGAATGAGCTCCATGAGCTTCAAGGTCAAGGAGTTCTTCAATGGTCCCAACCAGGTCGACAAGCTCGTCGAAGACGCCACCTCCGAATCCCTCGACGAGCCCGATTGGGCCATGAACCTTGACCTCTGCGACCTCATCAACACCGATAAGGTCAACAGCATCGACCTCATCAGGGGAATTAAGAAGAGGATCCAGCTCAAGAGTCCTAGGGTTCAGTACTTGTCCCTCGTCTTGCTTGAAACCATCGTCAAGAATTGCGAGAAGGCTTTCTCTGAAGTCGCTGCTGAGAGGGTTCTTGATGATATGGTTAGGTTAATTGACGATCCTCAAACCGTTGTTAATAACCGCAACAAGGCTTTGATCATGATTGAGGCTTGGGGCGAATCCACCAGCGAGCTTCGCTATCTCCCTGTTTATGAAGAAACTTACAAG AGTCTGAAATCAAGGGGTATTCGGTTCCCTGGCCGTGACAACGAGAGCTTGGCGCCTATTTTCACTCCTCCGCGTTCGGTGTCCGAGGCTGAACTTGATCTTCCACGCCGGCCTCAGCATGAAGATATTCCTGTGCAGAGTTTTACTCCTGAACAAACTAAGGAAGCTTTTGATGTTGCTAGAAACAGCATTGAGCTTCTTTCTACTGTGTTGTCTTCTTCTCCACAACAAGATGTCTTGCAG GATGAGTTGACCACAACACTTGTACAGCAATGCCGTCGCTCTCAAACTACTGTTCAGCGAATTGTTGAAACTGCTGGGGATGATGAAGCGCTGCTCTTTGAGGCCTTGAATGTTAATGATGAGATTCAGAAGGTACTCTCCAAGTACGAAGATCTAAGGAAGCCCACAGTCATTCCAGTTCCACCCGAACCAGCTATGATCCCTGTTGCTGTGGAGCCAGAAGAGTCACCTCGTCATGCTAAAGAAGATGCATTGATTAGAAAGCCAGCTGGATCAAGAGCCGCTGGCCATGGAGGGAGCAACGAGGACATGATGGATGATCTTGATGAGATGATTTTTGGTAAAAAGGGTGGGGATTCATCTGGTGGGGGACACGATACAAAAAAGCAGCAATCATCCAAAGATGATCTCATCTCCTTTTGA
- the LOC107640291 gene encoding uncharacterized protein LOC107640291, which translates to MFFSSGLPFHLAKNSYFVKTISYAANNYIDGYIPPGYNKLRITLLEKEKQHVERMLEPTKNSWSGKGVSIVSDGWSNPQRRPLLNFIAITESGPMFLKAVDCSDEIKDKDYVAKQIRDVIREVNLSNVVQIMTDNAPVCKAAGLLIEAEFSSVYWTPCVVHTLNLALKDICAAKNTEKNNFVYQECSWITQIAEDASFIKNFIVNHHMRLSIFNEFNTLKLLNVAPTRFASTNVMLKRFRLLKQDLKEMVISEKWSSYKEDNIGKAEFVTEKIE; encoded by the coding sequence ATGTTTTTTTCATCTGGATTACCTTTTCATCTAGCAAAAAATTCGTATTTTGTCAAAACTATTTCTTatgctgctaataattatattgATGGTTATATTCCTCCTGGATATAATAAATTGAGGATAACTTTGCTTGAGAAAGAGAAGCAACATGTGGAGAGAATGTTAGAACCTACTAAGAATTCATGGAGTGGAAAGGGAGTGAGCATTGTAAGTGATGGTTGGAGTAATCCTCAAAGGAGGCCTCTTCTTAATTTTATTGCTATAACTGAAAGTGGGCCTATGTTTTTGAAAGCTGTAGATTGTTCAGATGAGATCAAAGACAAGGATTATGTTGCAAAGCAAATAAGAGATGTGATAAGAGAAGTCAATCTCTCAAATGTAGTGCAGATTATGACTGATAATGCGCCGGTTTGTAAAGCGGCTGGTTTATTGATTGAAGCTGAATTTTCATCTGTTTATTGGACTCCTTGTGTTGTTCATACTCTCAACCTTGCTTTAAAGGACATTTGTGCAGCTAAGAATACAGAGAAGAATAATTTTGTTTATCAAGAATGCTCATGGATTACTCAAATTGCTGAAGATGcttcttttataaaaaatttcattgtTAATCATCATATGAGGTTATCTATTTTCAATGAATTTAATACATTGAAGTTGCTTAATGTTGCTCCTACTCGATTTGCTTCTACTAATGTGATGCTCAAAAGATTTAGGTTGTTAAAGCAAGACCTCAAAGAGATGGTTATAAGTGAGAAGTGGTCTTCATACAAGGAAGATAATATTGGCAAAGCTGAGTTTGTTACAGAAAAAATTGAGTGA
- the LOC107643190 gene encoding uncharacterized protein LOC107643190 isoform X2, producing MVDPQLVESDTICPAYNVFKVSTHEFMLKLIERVKNRVLNARAIISASNMASIEDPISHISGSVLPAHKSVRVVNEIVRNKRLASHNVMYQDLQSKNLKMHFLGV from the exons ATGGTTGATCCTCAACTCGTTGAGAGTGACACAATATGCCCTGCGTATAATGTTTTTAAAGTTTCTACACATGAGTTTATGTTAAAGCTGATTGAACGTGTTAAGAATCGTGTTTTGAATGCG CGTGCTATTATTTCGGCTTCAAATATGGCTTCTATTGAAGACCCTATTTCACATATTTCTGGTTCAGTATTACCTGCT CACAAATCTGTTCGTGTGGTGAATGAAATTGTTCGCAACAAGAGATTGGCATCCCATAACGTGATGTACCAAGACCTACAAAGCAAAAACTTGAAGATGCATTTTCTAGGAGTATAG